The Pan troglodytes isolate AG18354 chromosome 7, NHGRI_mPanTro3-v2.0_pri, whole genome shotgun sequence genome has a window encoding:
- the NTAQ1 gene encoding protein N-terminal glutamine amidohydrolase isoform X3 → MHANVLLNAHDYHVVLLHVSSGGQSFIYDLDTVLPFPCLFDTYVEDAFKSDDDIHPQFRRKFRVIRADSYLKNFASDRSHMKDSSGNWREPPPPYPCIETGDSKMNLNDFVSMDPKVGWGAVYTLSEFTHRFGSKNC, encoded by the exons atgcatgcaaatgtacTTCTGAATGCGCAC GATTACCATGTTGTTTTGCTTCATGTTTCAAGTGGAGGACAGAGCTTCATTTATGATCTCGATACTGTCTTGCCATTTCCCTGCCTCTTTGACACTTATGTAGAAGATGCCTTTAAGTCTGATGATGACATTCACCCACAGTTTAGGAG GAAATTTAGAGTGATCCGTGCAGATTCATATTTGAAGAACTTTGCTTCTGACCGATCTCACATGAAAGACTCCAGTGGGAATTGGAGAGAGCCTCCGCCGCCATATCCCTGCATTGAGACTGGAG attccaaaaTGAACCTGAACGATTTCGTCAGTATGGATCCCAAGGTAGGATGGGGCGCTGTCTACACACTATCCGAATTTACACATCGTTTTGGCAGTAAAAACTGCTAA